The segment TCTCGTATCCCAATTTAACCTTGTATTTTCCTGATTTAGATGCACTCCATAATAAATGATCCTCTAATTtttgatatatgattttttttttcctatttagAATATTCTTTAGTTCCGTATTCTTTTCCAGCTTCTATTCTCCTATTGATTTCCATTCAATCCACTCTAATTCCCTTTGCCCTTCCATAATATAATCAGCCATATACAGCCCAACCACTGCTTCTACTTCATTAACCCAAACTGATTCATTTATCTTTTTAGCTAGAGATGTATCACCATTCCATGAATCTCTCCAAAATTTGGCCTTTCTCTCGTTACCAATTTTCTGTGTCAGATGCTCTATTATAATACTTCTGCTTTCCCAAATATATTTCCAAATTGGTGAACCCTTAATCGAGTTAGCCACTGTAAAAATCCTTTTTGCATCATTTGAATCCAAATACTTGGTAGCCATAATCTTGCACCAAGATTTCTGAGGTTGACCATACATTTTCCATGCTAATTTAGCCCCTAGAGCCAAATTATGCGAATCCATTTTTCTTAGACCCGCTCCTCCCTCCATTTTTAATAAACAGGCTATATCCCAATTAATGAGAGGAATTTTCTTCTTCTCCTGTGCTCCTTCCCACAAAAACTTTTTGAACAGATTGTCTAACTCTTTGACAGCTTTAACTAATAACCGAAAGCATGACATTTGATAAATAGGGATCGCTAAAAGAACCGATTTGATCATTTGGATTTTCCCTGCCTATGTTAACCACTTGTTCTTCTAAGAGGAAGCCTTTGCTTGAAATTTGTTTATCACTTCCTCCCAAATTCTATTTTGGTGTCTGCTTGGGTGTAACTGAACCCCTAAATACTTTAGAGGAAATTTGCCCTGCGGATAACCCATTATTTCCCCAATTTTACATTGCATCCTCTCATTGGTGTTGAAGAAATATAccattgatttctccttattcatGCTCTGTCCCGATCCTTTTTTGTAATCATTCAGTAGCATCTTAATTACCTTTGCTTCCTTCTTAAaggcttccccaaaaagaattgtGTCATTAGCAAATtgagaatgtgaaattggatcaATACTGTTGTGAATGTGTGCCCCTTTCCACACTCTCATTTTTACTAGTTTCTTATTGTTTCTCCCCAGGATCTCAGCCATTAATACAAACAAAAAAGGAGACAAGGGATCACCTTGTCTAAGGCCATTAGTAGCATGAAAAAAACCTTCTATAGATCCATTTACAATAATGGAGTATGATACTGAGGAGACACAATGTTTTACACAGTTTAACTAGCTAGAATCAAAACCAAATCTTTCAAGAACAGAGAATAGGAAATACCAATTCCCCTAATCATAAGCCTTACTGACGTCTAATTTGACCACCATCCCTTGAGATTTGCTTCTTTTCATTGAGTGCATAGTTTCAGCAACAGTGATTATGCTATCAACGATTTCTCTCCACGGAGTGAAACCGTGCTGTTCTGGAGACACCAGCTTGTCCAAAACCCGCTTCAACCTATTAACCATTACTTTGGATATGATTTTATATATTGAATTACACAGCGATATAGGTCTATAATCAGCAATACTCGGACAATTTTGCTTTTTTGGAATCAGGGCTATAAGTGTATTGTTTATTTCATTAACAAATTTGCCTTTCCTTTGAAATTCCTCCACCACCATACAAATATCCTCACCCATGATGTTCCAACACCTTTGATACAACTCCATCATTACCCTGTCTGGACCTGGAGCTTTATTCGGATGCAACTCAAATGTTGCCTTTTTTACTTCATCTTTTGTTATTGAAGACAGAAGTGAAGCATTATCCTCCTCCAAAATCTGCTTGTCAATGATGTCCAAAATATATTCAACAGTTGCATCTCTATCCCCTGCCGAAGATCccaatatttttcaaaatatttgaCTGCTATGTTCTCTATCTCTTTAGCTTTGCCAACTAATTTGCCCGAGTCTTCCATCAATTGATTGATTCTGTTTTTATTCCTTTTTGCTTTTAAGGAAGTGTGAAAGAATTTGGAATTTGAATCCCTTGCATCTATCCATAATTCTCTGGATTTGTCCCTCCAAAACATTTCTTCTCTCAAGAGAATTTCTGCCAATTCAGCTTTAAGGGATTTCTCAACATGGAATTCTTCATTCGTCATCCCCTTCTCGATCACCAAATTATTGATCCTATTTAGTTCCTCTTCCACCCTTATTTTTTCTGCAAAAACATTCTTAAAGGATTCCCTATTCCACGTTTTGATTTTGTTCTTAAGATATTTCATTTTTTTGACAAAACAATAGCTTGGAGTACCTTTAATGTCTGTACATTCTTTCCACCACTTCTCAATGGATATTTCAAAGTTAGGATCTCTCCACCACATACTCAAAAACTTAAAATTACCTTTCACCTTTGCAAATGGAATTGAGCAATTCAGCTGTACTGGAAAGTGATCTGAAAGAGTTATGGGCTGGATAATTGTCTCCAAATCAAACTTACCTCTTATCCAAAATGGTCCAACAAAATTTTTGTCCAATCTCTTAGAAATTCTGCTAAATTTTGCCCTCCTGTTGGTCCATGTAAATTTTCCAGATTTAGGTACTACATCATAGAGGTTATTGTCTGCTACAAAGTCTCTGAAATCCTCCATCACTCGGGCATTCATTCTTAAACCTCCCAATTTTTCTTCATTATTGAGTAAAGCATTGAAATCTCCCGCCACAATTGCTTTCTTCGAATCAGTCATTCTAATCTGCTCTGAAATCTCTAACCATGCCTTTTTCTTATCTTCTATCCTAGTCGGCCCATACACATTGAATAGGGAGAATTCCAATTCTTCCTGCAAGAATCTTACTTTACAGTGCatccattttttttgtttgttgatcAAATCTACTACCACTTTATCTAAATTCCAAAGAATCGCCAGTCCACCCATGGAGCCTACTGCCTCCTGGAACACACCATCCCACATCCTGCTAAAAGATTTAAAAAAGGAAGCTTTTTCTTCATTAAGCTTGGTCTCTTGCATCAATATGATATCTCCTGAAAATCTTTGAATAGCCCTCTTGACCAAGCATTTTTTGTCAGGGGCCGAtaaacccctgacattccatgttgtTATTTTCATTGATTGCCAAGGGAGATTCCTCCTCCCTTGGTTTTCTTAATGAAATCCAACACACCGATTATGCCCTTCTCCTTGGCTCTATCCTCTCTCTTCTATTTATTGCTTCTTCTGCCCCTCACTCCTTTTGTTTTCCCCAACAAGACATTAGCCAATTGACTAATGCTTTGAGGATCAATGTTCTCTAATTCATCGATAATATAAGGTTCATCATCTGAACCCCTATCATATTCGAATTCTATATCTGACAATCCTTTCCCTTTTAAAGCAGAATCTCTGAAGACCTCCTCTCTGTTGATGCTACAATCAAATGGATTTCCATTGCTAGTTCCAACATTGATTTCCTTCATCCTTATCTCACCAATTTCTGATACTGCGTTCTCCACAGTAATCTTCCTAATTTCCTATTCACATTCAGATTCCTTCTGAAAAGAAACcatttatgttctttctttctctAGTGACTGTTCGTTTCCCGCGATTAGTGATTTATCTTGGCACTCAACTGTTTTCTTTTTTTCCTCGGTTATTCTTCTCCATACCTGTAATGGTTTTCTAGAAATCTTGTTAGCCTTTTTGACGAACATCTTGCATTCTTGCTCTCCATGGAATTTACTGCCACACCTCGggcatcttgatatttctttgtcaATCTCCACCTTTTGGGACCATTCCCCAAATTCTGAAACCAAGGTTATTCTCTCTGGAATTTTCTTGACTGCTGCAATTTTCATGTGGGCGCATTTACATATGTCTTCTACATCGTTGAAATTTGTTTCCAACAATGTACCCAATGTTCTACCAATTTTCTCCCAAAGTTCCTCACTCCAGTATTCTATCGGGAGGTTATATAATCGAATCCATACCGGCTCAGAATAAACAGCCAACGGGGTGGGGTCAAAATGAGGTGTCCATGGTTGGATGTAGACTGCATGCGACAAGATGAACCAGTTTCTATCTGTGAGTACTCTGTTTCTCTCCTCCTTTTCGAACAAAACTACAAAGAAACCCTTAGCGATAAATTTCGTTACGGTTCTTTTTCCCCAATTACATTCGACCCAATTTCTAATTTCCTTTCTCGGCCAGTTTAGTCCTATTATTTTGGCTATTACTGCATAATCTTCCCAAAACACCACATCCTCCTTCAGTTCTTTAGAAAAATCTATGTGAACATCCTCTGCATGCCCTCCCTTTCCGCCATTAATAGGAATCGGCATTGCAGAGCAagctttttttaataaaattttaagtgAAACTAGTCTTCACTAAGATTATGAAGAAATTCCAAGATCACATGACAAGATAAGACTATTTTTTTTTTGGCAACTTCTTAGGAGGAAATAATAGTTATTAtagtattaaaattatttattttaattgagtaGGGTTATCTTGTACTCTAACAATTATAAATAGAATATAATTGAATAATATTAAAATGCTTGTAATTCAAAGTTATgacaatttctatttctattttatatacacttatcttattacatttattacttctattacaatattaaaacGGAAGTATCACTAGGTGacacttattttttatttattatatttataattttttatttatttattgaacaGCTCTTCACAAATGTATCCATCCAATTAAACTATAACTCTTGttaacttgaaactttgaaaaccTAAAATTTGACAGTTTATGTAAAATTCATTCTTTAATTATTATACTTTAAATGATATTATCAGACATCAACAATGTACAATAATTTACCAATCAATTAAACTATAACTCTTCAATTATTaacataaaacaaataaaacaaatgtaTCTCATTGACTTTGGATGTAGCAAAATTATTGAATGTGTCGGTACAATAATTTACCAATCAATTAAACTATAACTCTTCAATTATTaacataaaacaaataaaacaaatttatCTCATTGACTTTGGATGTAGCAAAATTATTGAATGTGTCGGCATGCAAAGCTTGTTTTGTACAGAGCATATTAAATGTCGCTTTCTTTTGGCCATGTTCACAATTGTAAACCTACAGATACAGATAAAGCTGGAGATAATAAATCTGGAACATATTATATAGTAAATAGATATCCAACATAAATTAAATTTTCGAGGATGATTTCAAATGGACTTTTTTTCTTTGGAAATCTGATTTTCAATGGAATGTCGCTACAAATCCGGGGACTCTTTATTGCAGGTCTGACTATCTAAACATTGAAGCTAGGAAGCTATGGGCCAAATACAGGAACTTCGCTGAAAATTTGTATATACATGTTTCGTTTCTTATGTTTTGGGTTTGTACTGACTATATTGTTTCTAATTGTATTAATTAGTATGTAAGATGATAAATTTTGTATTGATAttgataaataattttattttcaattttttttataatatttatgtttaatgttttaaaatatgttattgattgatctagTTTAAGGATACAAGTGTAGAAATAATTTAATTTGTGTTCATAAATCTGAATCAgacatttaaaaaatttaatttaatttgccaTTTTTGTCGCGCTAACAATTAGAAGATGAGTAAGGTGAAAAGTCTACAAAACTATTCATAAGGTGTTCCATTTATAGACTAACACTCATCGGGTGAGTCACAAATAGACATAACTAGGAGAACACATCTAGTGTTTAACTTACAAATGGACAAAAGAATTCacatttacaaccattacataCTTGCTCATTGTTTGTAATCTTTTAACTTAAAGCTATAAagttgattttttagggatttgaCCAATAAAAACATAGCTTTAGCTATTTTAATCTATTCTCAAAGATGTTTCTAAACATCACCTATTCTTACTAAATTCATATATAATATAACAAGATGAAATAAATTGGAGTTGTGAAGATTTATCAAAATCATCTCCATGAGTTACAAGTTCATATATATGTAAAGTTTTAGGTCCATACATGTAGATTAAAGCCCTAATAGGAAATATTTAGAGTTCAATGTTATTGGTAAGGAATTTTTTTCTAAAACCTCAATAGTGACTGGATTCAAGATAATCAGATATATACTTCCACAAACTCAAATCTAGGTATCCGAGTACTTAATTTATTTAAGTTACCGTATTTAATGTTTATAATTTTTCATTATTAGTCCAAatacatttaatatatatttagGTCATTATTATGCTAATCTCTCTGGTATTATGTTACTGagagaatatgaagacatcatttcagagaatgtgcctgatggattaccactggtaagaagtatcagtcattgtatggacctaattcccagagctagtttgcctaacaaagttgcacactggatgACATCGACAGATAATGAAGAGTTGAGTAGATAAGTGCAGGAGTTGCTAAAGAaaagtttgattagagaaagtttgagccccTGTGCAGTACtagcagtgttagcacctaagattTATGGAataaaaggtgaactgattgcaactatcTTGGTTGATTAGTAAAGCAAAGTTAACTAGGTCGTTGACCCTTAACAAAGTAAAAAACTATCAACCAAAAACAACAACACCAAAAATGATGTTGGCAACAAAACAACAACCAAGAGGCAACAAGAACCAAACCCAGCCATATATGCAAAGGAAAACCTATCCAACCAGAAACAACTAAAATCCTCAATCAAGGGGGGAAGAACCACCCAAACCTCGAAAAGGGGAGGGTGGGGGGGTTGGGGGtaggggagaagacttccccttctgCCTACGAGAAAATATAGTCCAAGTGATGCTGTCATTGGGACCATCAAAGGAGAGATTAATCAGAAGGGATCACATAGGGTTACAATCGGAAGAGTCGACAAGTGTTACAATAGAACAACATGAGGTTGCTGAAGAGAAACAACATGCTAAGACAAAACAACACCAGAAGCAGGTTTAGCAGCAGAAGATGGCTGCAGAACAGGAGAAGCTGTAGTGGGGACCTCAACAAATGAGGCCACAAAAGGAGCCACAGGGGCAACAGTAACTGTGAGGGGCACGACCTCACCCTGAGAAAAATCATCCTCATAGGAGGAGTTAGCAAGAGTAGAGTCCAAAGCATTGATTGTTAAGTGATCAACAGTAGCATTCCTCCACCAAGTGGAAACACCTTTGTGGTGCGAAATGGAGTAGTCCGAAGCAAGATGACCTATAGATCATTTAATTATCCTAGATCATTTTATGTAGAAGTATTTTTTTTCTCTACATTTTAATAACCCTAGCATTCTACATGACAGGTAGGTGTTTGATCTTACAGCTTATCCTTGACCTTCAtcaagatatatatacatatatatatatatatatatatatatatatgtatgtgtatatatatatgtatatatatatatacatatatatgtatatatatatatgtatatagatatatatgtatatatatatatatacatatatatatatgtatacatatatacatatatacatatatatatacatatgtatgtatatgtatatatgtatttatgtatatatgtatatatatatatatgtatttatgtatatatgtatatatatatgtatatatatatatatatatatatgtatatatatatatagatatatgtatagatatatatatatatacataaatacatatatatatacatataaatatagatacatatatatatatatgtatatatatctatatatatatacataaatacatatatgtatttatatatatacataaatacatatacatatacatacatatgtatatatatgtatatatatatgtatatgtatatatatatatgtatatatatatatatatatatatatatacataaatacatatatacatatgtatacatatatatatgtatgtatatgtatacatatatctatgtatatatacatatatatatatgtatatatacatatatatatatgtatatatacatatatatatatgtatatgtatatatatgtatatgtatatgtatatatatatatatatatatatatatatacacacacacacacacacacacaaacacacacatatatatatgtatgtatatatgtatctatatgtatatgtatacatatacatatatatacatatatatgtatacatatacatatatatacatatatatgtatatgtatacatatatatgtatacatatatatagatacatatatacatacatatagatacatatatacatacatatatatatatatatacatacatatatatatatatatatatatatatatatatatatatacacacacatatatatgtatatatatgtatatgtacatatacatatatgtatacatatatatacatacatatatatatatgtatgtacatatatatatatacatatatatatatatatatatgtatgtatatatatgtatgtacatatatatatatatgtacatacatatatgtacatacatatatatatatatatgtacatatatatgtatatatacacacacacacacacacatatacacacacatataaatatatgcatatatatatatatgtatgtatatatatatctatatacatacatatatatatacatacatacatatatatatatacatatgtatatatatatatatatatatatatatatatatatatgtatgtatatatagatatgtatgtatgtatatatatatgtatgtatatgtatagatatatagatatacatacatacatacatacatacatatatatatatatatatatatatatgtatgtatgtatatacatatgtacacacacacacatatatacacacacacatatatatgtacatatatacaaacatatatatatatatatatatgtacatatatacaaacatatatatatgtacacacacacacacacacacacacacacacacacacacacacacacacaaatcattAAAATACCATTATCTAAACACTTAATTATCTATATTGTGATTTACCTAGTATGTAAATACAACATCTTATgaatattttgatagattttgtaccTTACTTATCTCATAATAATTAGCCACAAAAGagattaaatattttgaatttaaacttaaatttttaaaatgtttaattCAAATTTATTAACACAAATTAAATTGTTTCTACACTTCTAATCTTAAACTAGATTAAGATATGGCAT is part of the Cryptomeria japonica chromosome 10, Sugi_1.0, whole genome shotgun sequence genome and harbors:
- the LOC131029949 gene encoding uncharacterized protein LOC131029949; translated protein: MPIPINGGKGGHAEDVHIDFSKELKEDVVFWEDYAVIAKIIGLNWPRKEIRNWVECNWGKRTVTKFIAKGFFVVLFEKEERNRVLTDRNWFILSHAVYIQPWTPHFDPTPLAVYSEPVWIRLYNLPIEYWSEELWEKIGRTLGTLLETNFNDVEDICKCAHMKIAAVKKIPERITLVSEFGEWSQKVEIDKEISRCPRCGSKFHGEQECKMFVKKANKISRKPLQEIRKITVENAVSEIGEIRMKEINVGTSNGNPFDCSINREEVFRDSALKGKGLSDIEFEYDRGSDDEPYIIDELENIDPQSISQLANVLLGKTKGVRGRRSNK